A single window of Colletes latitarsis isolate SP2378_abdomen chromosome 11, iyColLati1, whole genome shotgun sequence DNA harbors:
- the LOC143348330 gene encoding endoribonuclease LACTB2 yields the protein MKPLTDLPLISRLSNRVIRILGCNPGNMTLQGTNTYLVGTGTRRILIDSGEKRTAEEYTKILRNVLEEEKATIEHLIITHWHIDHLGGANSVYNLVKSMNPTETSIIWKLPRSIEDKGTSEQEKSTNWQPLTDKQIVEVEGAKLSVEYTPGHSSDHASLLLLDERALFSGDCILGERTAIFEDLYSYMKSLEKMLALKPEVIYPGHGIVLKDAIASINFYIQHRQKRENEILGALKENSKTNTLTEMDIVKHIYVDTSSIMWRAAAYNIEQHLYKLLKEGKIKGEKGKWQSL from the exons ATGAAACCTCTCACAGATTTACCTTTGATCTCAAGATTGTCTAATAGAGTAATACGTATCTTGGGATGTAATCCAGGAAATATGACATTGCAAGGTACAAATACGTATCTTGTTGGAACAGGCACCAG ACGTATACTGATTGATTCTGGTGAAAAGAGAACTGCAGAAGAATATACTAAAATATTACGTAATGTATTAGAGGAAGAAAAAGCTACAATAGAGCACTTGATAATAACACACTGGCATATTGACCATTTGGGTGGAGCAAATTCTGTATATAATTTGGTAAAGTCGATGAATCCTACAGAAACTAGTATAATATGGAAATTACCCAGATCTATAGAAGATAAAGGCACAAGCGAACAGGAAAAATCGACTAACTGGCAACCATTGACAGACAAACAGATAGTGGAAGTAGAAGGTGCTAAACTTTCTGTTGAGTATACTCCAGGACATTCGAGCGATCATGCATCTCTTTTACTATTAGATGAAAGAGCATTATTTAGCGGGGATTGTATTCTTGGAGAAAGAACTGCTATCTTTGAAGACTTGTATAGTTACATGAAGTCCCTGGAAAAAATGTTAGCACTGAAACCAGAAGTGATTTATCCTGGTCACGGGATAGTATTAAAAGATGCAATAGCtagtattaatttttatattcagcATAGGCAAAAaagagaaaatgaaattttaggagCTTTAAAGGAAAATTCAAAAACCAATACACTCACTGAAATGGATATTGTAAAACATATATATGTG GATACTTCGAGTATTATGTGGAGAGCAGCAGCCTACAATATAGAACAGCATCTTTATAAATTAttgaaagaaggcaaaataaaagGCGAGAAAGGAAAATGGCAAAGTTTATAA